Part of the Acidimicrobiales bacterium genome is shown below.
TCACGAGGTGCCCGAGCGCGTCGAGGCTGAGGTTGCCCGCCCGGGTGTACATGATCGAGCCTCCCTTGTTCGCGATCAGGAAGCCGGGACCCTGGATGGCGACATCCGTGGGCTGGCCGGTCTGCTGCAGCGAACCCTGGACGAAGGACGTGCGGGTGGTCGCCACTCGGGTTCCTGAACCGATGATCGTCGGGTTCACACCACCGGTCGTCGGGGTGGCGGCGCCGGCGCCGCTCAACTGCTGGCTCAGCAGGTCCTGGAACTGCACGTCGACCGCGGCGTAGCCGGGGGTGTTGACGTTGGCGATGTTGTTGCCAACCGTGTCGATCATCGTCTGGTTGGCTTCGATGCCGCTGATGGCGGCGGAAAGTGACTCCACGGTGAGGTTCTCCTTGTTGGTAGGTCGGAATGCGGAACGTTTGGTTGACGGGCGGGTCAGTTGGACGGGGTCGATGAAGTGGACGATGGGGCCGGATCGGTCGACGAGGCTGAGCCGGTCGCCGGGGTGGCGGCGCCGCTGGTCGACGGCGCGCTGACCGCGGTCACCGCGGTCACCGCGCTCAGCGGGACCGAGGCGCTGCCGACGTGCAGGACCGGGCCGGTGGACTCGATCCCCACCGACGAGACGACGCCGGTCACGGGTGTGCCATTGGGCAGGTTGGCGGTGACCTGCTTGCCGATCATCGATGTCGAGGCCATCGTGCCCATGTCGGAGAGGAGCGACTTCTCCGAGTCCATCAACGCCGACATGTTGGCGGCCTCCGACATCTGCGCCGTCTGGGACATGAACTGCGTCGGGTCGGCGGGGTTCATCGGATCCTGGTACTTGAGCTGGGCCACGAGCAGCTGCAAGAAGGTGTCGCCTGAGCTCATCTTGAGCAGGGGGTTGCTCGAGTCGGAGCCGGTCGACGAGCCCGACGGCGCGGTGGCGCCCAACGCCGCCGTGGAGTTGAGTGAGCTCATGGGGTCGAGGGTCATAACCTTCCTCTCTCGTGGCTACAGCTGGACGTCGACCAGGCGGTCCGGGTCGACGGATGCGATAGGTCCAGGGTCGGGATCAGACGTGATGTCCGGTCCCGTCATGCTCCATGGGCTGGAGCGCATGCCTCGTTGGTCGGGCGCCGGTCCGCTCCACCCCTGACCCGGCGCTCCGCCGCCGCCCGCCCAGCTCCGGAGATGGACGTTGGCGGGTGACCCGGGACGGGACAGCGACCGGGCCAGGCGGTCCATGCCGTCGCTGAGGGCGCTGTGACCCTCGGCGGTCTCCGCCGACAGGTGCAGGGAGACCTGCCCCCCGGCCACTTCGAGATGGGCCACGACCCGGCCCAGGCCCTGGGGCTCGAGCTGCAGGGTCAGGGAGTAGGTGCCGTCTGGGCCGGTGCGCAGAGGGGCGATCACCTGGACGACCTGGTCGTGCACGGGGGCCACGGCCGGGACAGCCGCTCCCGTCGCGGGCTGCACCGCAGTGGGTGCCCCCGGTGCCGCCAGTGCGCCGCTTCCGGACGCAGCCGCAATGGAAGAGTCGGGAACGGCCGGGGCGGCAGCGGTCTGACCGGGGGACACCGTCGGCGAGGATGCGGGTGCGGCCTTGCCGCCCGCCTGGGCGCCAGGTCCGGGCCCGCTCCCGGCGGGCGCGGTTGCGGCGTCTTGAGTCGAGGGTCCCGGTGCCGGAGCGCCGGCGCCCGAAGCGCTCCCGGCGCCGGCCGGCGCGGAGCCCCCGGCCGGCGCCGGGCCGGGGCGGGGAAGACCTGACGACCCGTCGCTCGTGGTACCCGGGCCAGAGACGGCGCCGGGCGTCGCAGCCGGTCCGGCCGGGCTCCCTGCCGTCGACGCCGATGCCAGGTCGGGACCTCCGGGCGATGGATCGGTGGTGCCAGGGCCGTCCGCCGCGGCCGGGCCGGTGCCGGCAGAGGCTCCCGGGGCCGGGTCGGGCCCGCCGTCGCCGCCTGCAGGAGAGGCCTTCGCTCCCCCGACGCCGGCGGGACCATCGGGAACGAGCGGGGCGGAAGCGGCGTCGGAAACCGGGAGGCCGGCGGGGATGGCGCCTGCTCCTGCTTCGTCGGGG
Proteins encoded:
- a CDS encoding flagellar hook capping FlgD N-terminal domain-containing protein, with the protein product MTLDPMSSLNSTAALGATAPSGSSTGSDSSNPLLKMSSGDTFLQLLVAQLKYQDPMNPADPTQFMSQTAQMSEAANMSALMDSEKSLLSDMGTMASTSMIGKQVTANLPNGTPVTGVVSSVGIESTGPVLHVGSASVPLSAVTAVTAVSAPSTSGAATPATGSASSTDPAPSSTSSTPSN
- a CDS encoding flagellar hook-length control protein FliK, whose protein sequence is MAPVHDQVVQVIAPLRTGPDGTYSLTLQLEPQGLGRVVAHLEVAGGQVSLHLSAETAEGHSALSDGMDRLARSLSRPGSPANVHLRSWAGGGGAPGQGWSGPAPDQRGMRSSPWSMTGPDITSDPDPGPIASVDPDRLVDVQL